A single genomic interval of Xiphophorus couchianus chromosome 2, X_couchianus-1.0, whole genome shotgun sequence harbors:
- the rassf10a gene encoding ras association domain-containing protein 10, giving the protein MEPEEGKVSVWVCREEKLVSGLTKRTTCADVVRVLLDDQNLQQGAAAAMLSGSPQSYCVVEKWRGFERILPNKTKILRLWSAWGDEQENVRFVLVKSEASLPNNGPRSAEARVVPSRESGSPGGLLKGTAKSCWVAAAAAANMSQEKQRRIVRKAFRKLDKMNRKKEQTVPKDKSSVEKMETLVHLVISQDHTIRQQIQRIKELDREIERYEAKVHFDRIKRHGVNYVQDTYMVESSAESPVPSADGKRKAEHQDVRCTAEALAQFEEYARRCEEVVRLQEEVTEREALVESITGEIQEELNRRWMRRRRDEGASEDAQDTDSTAEEMSLCEPADPDVESLSENELLLEEERIKTQLDTSLYIGLRLKTDLDAIRGDLDLSLALWETKESELLDLLAKVETMELEQANKQLTDDEKEELPVNSAEAGPGSVEQSTGWVEQARGLSKACSINDEDSDTGLSSMHSQDSDNPPVCESLV; this is encoded by the coding sequence ATGGAGCCCGAGGAGGGGAAAGTCTCGGTATGGGTCTGCCGAGAGGAGAAGCTGGTCTCCGGACTGACTAAACGGACCACCTGTGCCGACGTTGTGAGGGTTCTGCTGGATGACCAGAACCTGCAGCAGGGCGCCGCAGCCGCGATGCTGTCCGGCTCTCCGCAGTCCTACTGCGTGGTGGAAAAGTGGAGAGGCTTCGAGAGGATTTTGCCCAACAAGACCAAGATCCTGCGGCTGTGGAGCGCCTGGGGAGACGAGCAGGAGAATGTCCGGTTCGTCCTTGTGAAGAGCGAAGCTTCGCTACCCAACAACGGGCCCCGCAGTGCCGAGGCGCGGGTCGTCCCGAGCCGGGAGAGCGGCAGCCCGGGTGGGCTGCTCAAGGGCACCGCTAAGAGCTGCTGGGTCGCCGCGGCGGCTGCTGCCAACATGTCCCAAGAGAAGCAGAGGCGCATCGTCCGGAAGGCCTTCAGGAAGTTGgataaaatgaacagaaagaaGGAACAGACAGTACCTAAAGATAAAAGTTCAGTGGAGAAGATGGAGACGCTGGTCCACTTGGTGATCTCGCAGGATCACACCATCCGGCAGCAGATCCAGAGAATCAAGGAGCTGGACCGGGAGATCGAGCGGTACGAGGCCAAAGTGCACTTCGACCGCATCAAGAGACACGGGGTGAACTATGTGCAGGACACGTACATGGTGGAATCCTCCGCGGAGAGCCCGGTTCCGTCTGCGGACGGGAAGCGCAAAGCGGAGCACCAGGACGTGCGCTGCACGGCGGAGGCGCTGGCCCAGTTCGAGGAGTACGCGCGCCGCTGCGAGGAGGTGGTGCGGCTGCAGGAGGAGGTGACGGAGCGGGAGGCGCTGGTGGAGAGCATCACCGGGGAGATCCAGGAGGAGCTGAACCGGCGCTGGATGAGGCGGCGGCGCGACGAGGGAGCATCGGAAGATGCGCAGGACACCGACAGCACCGCGGAGGAGATGAGCCTCTGCGAGCCCGCGGATCCAGATGTGGAGAGCCTGTCAGAAAACGAGCTcctgctggaggaggagaggataAAAACCCAGCTGGACACGAGTCTGTACATCGGCTTGAGACTCAAGACGGACCTGGACGCCATCAGAGGGGACTTGGACCTGAGTCTGGCACTCTGGGAAACTAAAGAGAGTGAACTGTTGGACCTGCTTGCCAAAGTTGAGACCATGGAGCTGGAGCAGGCAAACAAACAACTGACTGATGATGAAAAGGAAGAACTGCCTGTGAACAGTGCAGAGGCTGGCCCGGGGTCAGTGGAACAGAGCACGGGTTGGGTGGAGCAGGCTAGAGGTCTGTCAAAAGCCTGCAGCATCAATGATGAGGATTCAGACACGGGCCTGAGCTCAATGCACAGCCAGGACTCCGACAACCCTCCCGTGTGTGAATCACTGGTGTAA